Within Paenibacillus sabinae T27, the genomic segment CGTTCGCTGCCAAAAATTCGGTGCTGATGCGGGAGCCCTCGGCCTCTTCCCTGTCTTCTTCGTTTTGCGGAGATGAGCCGTACCGGAGGAGATGATCCACGTACTTGCCCAGCACGTCGCATTCCAGATTCACGCTGTCCCCCGCCCGCTTATCGGCAAGCACGGTTTGGGCGAGCGTATGGGGGATAATCGACACCGTGAATGATGAGGGCGACGCGACCGCCACCGTCAGGCTGATACCGTCGATCGTGATCGAGCCTTTCGGAATAATGAACTTGAACAGCGACTTTCGGGCCGGCGCGATTTCGAATACGACCGCGTTCTGATCGCGTTTCACACTCTTGATCGTTCCCGTTCCGTCCGCATGCCCCTGCACGATATGTCCCCCGAACCTTCCACCGGCCGCCATGGCACGCTCCAGATTGATCCGGCTGCCTGTCTTCAGTTCCTTAAGCGTCGTGTTGCGGTATGTCTGAGGCATGACATCGGCGGTAAAGCCGTGGTCGCTCAGGGAGGTTGCCGTAAGACAGACGCCGTTGACCGAGACGCTGTCGCCGATCTTAAGATCGTCCATAATGCCTGAAGCATTGATATGCAGCACCATGCCTTCTCCGCTCGAGGAAACGCCCCGCAGCGTGCCGACTTCTTCAATCAGTCCAGTAAACATTCTGCTTCCTCCCTCCTTTTACACCAGCTCGGGTATGCCGCTGATGCACACATTATCTCCGAGAACTTCCACTT encodes:
- a CDS encoding riboflavin synthase; this translates as MFTGLIEEVGTLRGVSSSGEGMVLHINASGIMDDLKIGDSVSVNGVCLTATSLSDHGFTADVMPQTYRNTTLKELKTGSRINLERAMAAGGRFGGHIVQGHADGTGTIKSVKRDQNAVVFEIAPARKSLFKFIIPKGSITIDGISLTVAVASPSSFTVSIIPHTLAQTVLADKRAGDSVNLECDVLGKYVDHLLRYGSSPQNEEDREEAEGSRISTEFLAANGFL